The Primulina huaijiensis isolate GDHJ02 unplaced genomic scaffold, ASM1229523v2 scaffold38229, whole genome shotgun sequence DNA segment TAGAAACATGTTAATGTTCCAATTAACTCGTTCTTTCACTTTATCCCTCACAGTTGCAAAACTCAGCTGATCTCTAGATGTGAATCGATCAACTTCATTAAACCATAGACAACTGAAAAGGTTTGTGATGGGTATGTGCTCTCTTATTATTACACACCCTTCAGGAACATCTGCAGAAATTTGGTCCGTGCAGAAATCAAACGTCATCACTTTTGAAACTAAAGTGAAAGCATATTCCATTTATATAAGTCACACAGACATACCACTAGTTATAGGAAGCTTATCTAGAGTGTATGATGTTAAACCCTCCTTTTTGTAATAATCAATTTGGTAATCAATGGAAGCATTATCATATTTTCCTGCAGCTTTATTAGCCTCGGCTTCTTCAAAAACATCAAAACGACTATAGTGTCTTGATATGGCAAAAGTAGCATTTTGGCGCCACAGGAACCTGTGAAAGAAAGTAAGCAAGATGGGTAATTGCTGTCCCGCAACCAGTCATGGATGCACTCTATGTTGACAAAGTTGTAAAATATAGATGAAGTCATGACAAGAACAAGGGGGGAGGCGTACTTCTCAAGAATCTGGTATGGATCCACGACTAGTCTAAGCTTTCCATCAATCCAGATAGAGTACCGAACATTAGGAAAAAGCCTATGCAACAAGAGCTTTGGCACCTGCAGATCAAATACTCATTCGTTCAGCTCCATATGCTATGAGCTATCATACAACatgattgaaaataaattagatAAAAACCGAATCCAACTCCCAAGGAACTAAATAAAAGTACAAACTACAAATTTCATTCAATAACAATCAAATGACTCGCAAATATAGGATGTGCCAACGCGCAAGATGAAAGCCGGACCAAATGAAATATGATCAGCAAATCCTTTTATTTAGTTAAATAAAAACTTTCTTCTGCAGCTGCTGCAACTGGATTAATCTTGAAGTGGGCACAGTAAAAATAACAAATCCCTGATCATTAGGTAAAATGAAAACATAACATCAAAGTTGATTATATAAGAATACTCAAGTCCAAAGAAACCCAAATTTTCTTGGAAGGATACGTCAAATTTGGCCCAAAGAACGGTATGGTCAGAACAGAAACCAATGTAGAGATAGATTGAATCGACATAtgtgaagaaaacaaaaaggaAGAAAACTAACCTTCCCATTTCTTCTTGCATCTTTATAGGGCACATTGTGTACAACGATAATTCTCCACAGTCCAACCTGTTTCCCACCGTCCAAGACACTAGTATTCTTCATATATGCTTCAGTCTCTTtatcaacaaacatgaaaaaGGGGACATTTTTTCTCGCAACTTCACCAATATTCCTCGGTTGTTGAATCACATCATAGTTACCTATGCAAAAATATGTAGAAGGGCTTCATAAATAGCAGGGGGTTAAGACATCAGGCAAGGTGCAAGTATTTCCCAGCTTCTCAACTGGCGTTGGACAAGTGCATGCTGATCTAATAAGGAAAAATTCAAACGCAAAAGTACCAAATATAGCGGAGGCCACAATGACCTCATGGAACTGCTCCAATTCTTTAAGATCATCAGCATCAATGTCATAACCAGTTTGGTCTCTTGGTCCACATCCTTTTACAAATCTAAAGGGCATGAAGCAAGTAAAGGCAATAAATACAAGCAAAGATTTcggtaaaaataaaatattgtctaCATAAAGCAAACGGGAAATTTAGCCTACCCACAGTGCACGGTCATGGATTCTTTTATATCAAAAGAATCCTTTCTCTGTTTCAGAGAAGGGTAGCCACCAAAGTCAGAGCCTCCATTTGGTTCAGTTCTCAGAGGATTTTCTTCAGAGAAATATGTTAAGTGACGAAGCACGGGAGATTCTGAGGGGAAGTTGGGTATACTAGCTATGGCATGCTCCACAGGAATGTAACACACCGGGCATGCTGAGGCAACAAAATAAGAAATCATATCACTATATCTAAGAGTATTTAGGCATGTAAAGAACTCAAACATAGATGTGAAATACAATCCATCACATTAATACCAGTAGTCAGTTAGGATGTCAGTAGAACAATAGCTGTCCAAAAATAGAAATCTATAAAGTAATGAAACAGCGAGGTAACTTACGGCGAGGTCCAATGCGCCTTCTATCACCGGGAGGAGGGGGTggaaatgcaaaatttttacATGGATTATCCCAAAAAGAAGCAGCACTAGAATCAACAACTGCTGCTGAAGCATGGGAGATGGACGGGTACCAGCCAGCATTCTCATCACATACTGTAACTTtattcatcttaatactactaTTATTTGGCATTGTTTCTTTCCCAGTCAACAATGAATATAAAGCATGAGACTTATTAGGATATCTTGAATCAAAGTCCAAACTAGAGTCTCCCAAATCAGCCTCTGACATCAATAATAAATCACTGGTATAAGTTAACAATACGAGGCACATAAATTTGGTTACTTGCATGACTGGATAATGAGACTAGAAATAGTTAATAACAAACTTAATAATTTGACACAAGGATACCCCCTACCACAGAAAAAGGGAAGCAGGGTTTATGGTTATTAGAGGGGCAAGGGTATCGTAAAGCCTGGACGCAATATGTCATGTGGAGAATGAGCCTTGACGAAGAAAGGTTCGCTAAGCAATAATACTCTAGGAATATATTATGTGCAGAAAATTTCATCATGCACCATCCAATATAAAATACTTTATAAAACACAAATTCCCGAACAGTAACATATTTATATGCTgcatgtgtgcgtgtgtgttcATTACCCTACAAGTGAGATGAATGACAAGTGTCCTACATTTCACCGCAGATTCAGCATCTCTATATTTAAGAAGTGTTTAATGTATTCATTGCACCTTTAAAGTGCACGAAAGTAAATGCTAAAGAGAATGCTTTATTGAATAGACGTCCATTCCTATGAGTTTAGGCGTAAGTATTAAGCCGTGACACGCCTTAAGCCTAGGATCAACATCTCGTGGCCTGTTAATAAACATGATAAGTTTATCTATAGTGTATATTAAGTAAAGTAATTAAGACTTTGTTCTCTTTGGTGTGTCACTTTTAAAAAGTACAAAAAACACATTTAGTTTAGTCATTTCACTATAtaacattaatatttattattctaTTATACACGCACTATTACaaacaaagaaaatttaatagaaactatttttaatatctTGATATCTCACCTTTAAGATATTGTCCGTATTTTATCATCGCAATGTCGAATATAAAGATTagagttaaaaaaattaaaaataatctacTTGAAAGTGTATGCGCTTGTGCATGTGCAACGCTGGAATGATTAAAACAACTAGCACTGATTATAAGGGAAATATTAGGAACTAAGCCAGATAAATAACAAACATCTCAGCTGATGCAAAGAACTTAACCAGAAATAAATGCTTgggatataaattttaataatgattAAGTTCAATACAATTACTTAGAGACTAAAGCCAAGAAGAGGAATCTTATGACCCTTCATCACTTAGTGGCGAAGAGTCTTGAGGCCACATCAATGTTGAGCTGTGATCAATATCAGATAGAATACTGACAACAAAAGAATATGAAATGCATTGCATCAAACCACCTTTATTGACGGTAAAGAATCCTGTCGTGAAAGCTAAAAGAGCAAGGGATGCTAAAATCAGCATTCCCACTTTCCTCTGGCTTAAATATCTGAAAACAGAATGAACTTGTCTTTCTTTTTCCTTATAACCATTAAGGGATGACTTTGAAGGCCTCCGAGGAATGTATAAGTTCTGAGGTAGCAACCCTCCATTCAGTGGCTGTTGCTGCAATAATCCATAACTACCTGATGCTCTAAGACCCAATGACCCTCCAGTCATTGTACCTCCAAACCCTCAGAAGTTATTTTCATCTCTTTTCACAGCAAATTCGGCATTCATTCACAGATAATATGCTGCGTGAAAATCACAAATCACATCCCAGATGATCAATAATTGAATTCATCAACTAACAGGACATATAGATAAGAAACAATTTCCCTGTCAGGTACAGTAAGTCTACCAATAAAAGTAAATCGAGTATTGGTTCACAAAGATCAAGAATATAAAGTATGTTGATTTgctattttattttctgaaaaaggAATGAGAAATGCCGCACATGCTTCGCATCACAAACAAATGTCAACCCCATCACAAAACCACTCCCAAAAGTTGATGATGACATACTTCAAATCCACGAAATGGTCCAAATCTATCACACCCATCTCAACAGAAAACGGAAAGCCTACAACTCTTCAACTAGAAACAATGAGATGATAAGGATCAGCCCCCTTTTATGCTCGAACGATTTCcaggaaaaaaatgaagaaaagatAAGAAATGCACTAAAACCCCCACCTTCACAAATCCTAATTTCCCACAATAACAAGCACAGTCGCACGTAGAACAAGTCCGAGCTCCGTTTTTAGAAGCCAATCACCCATAATACAAAAATACTAAAACAAAAGCAGCGACAGACGTAAGCAATTCCAATCAAAACAGAAATCCAAGAATACATTAGCTTGGGAACTTCAAATCTGGACCTACCTAAATCAATGCATGCGGATAAGCGATCTAGTCGAAAGTGCCCAAAAAGTGAAATATTAATCAGATTGGGTTGCTCCCACCTCCGAATAATACTCACACTCTGAAGAAATCAAATATCCAACAAACAAAATCTGGAAAGTTCAAAAAATCGAGGACTTGTTTCCTCGCTCTAGTGGGCACCTAATAACAGTGGAATTGCGTCGTCTTGGTGActtattttttgttgaattcaatGATTTTTGGGAAATTACGAGCCAACTGCCAACATCCAtaatatttttggttttttgcaaaattcaagaaatattCTCTAATCCAATAATTTGGTAAGGATATTTTCCCGTGGGCGGGTTTCGGGTAATTCGGGGAAACGATAAATATACCAAATAATAATTCAtcacaaaacaaattttttgatgcaatacatcacaaattttgaaagagtaatgtcacaattttatatttgtgagacggattgaatcaatttatatttacaattaaaaataatatttttaacatataaactaaaaaatttcaaagattttGAGATTCATCTAACAAAATTGATCATAACATTCtctcatataaatttttatgttttgaaaattagataattatttatttattttatgagttgGAATCTATAATCGTTATCATGGAATGTGGATTGGAATCTTGATTTccaaaatgaatttgaaatgtgATTGCAAAAAATATAGCTGCATTTCTAAAATCTAAATGCTTATCTACATAAAGAAAAAAGTCACACTAAGATTTAGCTATTGCTTTATATATNgtcactccatattttacattaaaaaaaatctaaacaaaacttctgttttaaatcgaacaactcttctaaattaaaaatatttttgtgttaattgtttaatattatttgatcaaattaaaaataataaatcatgcaaCATGTGTGCATCTTTTACTGTTTGATATGAAGTCTTGGAGTATGGTAAGCTATATGTTCtcgtttttgagaaaaagttgtaaggatgtttgaataaaaaaattgcaattttaaaAAGTGTAAAGACGTTGGTGTGTATTGTAGAAGAGTagctctcttgtgagacggtttcacgaatctttatatatgagacgggtcaaccctaccgatattcacaataaaaaataataatcttagcataaaaagtaatattttttcatggatgacccaaataagagattcgtctcacaaattacgacccgtgataccgtctcacacaagtttttgtcattgtacaatatgattttttgttgttgttgtaattaaaaaactaattaaaaaaCGAGttggtctcttgtgaaacggtcttacAGGTTTATGTCGATAAAATGAGTCAATTCGATCGCTACCTATCatgaattttgatataaaaaataatatttttcatggtttTGATCGACTCGaaaatctgtatcacaaaattaatccttgatacggtctcacaataatttttatattagcAAAATTGATACCATGCTATGAAACAAAAATGAAATCTTGAATAAAATCAATCTAACCTatcatgagaaaaaaaaaatgaaactatAATGAAACATGTCATAAATTGAGCCATGTAAATTATCAGAAATCATTCCACGTGATGCCTATGGGAGAATTTTTGGATGGGCCATTGCGATGTAATTTTGTACCCAAAAAAAAGGAGGGGGGGCTGGTGTAAACATCTGTTTTTTGAGGACGCCCTTGTCTCTCCTTTCCTTGACATATTAACCATTTCAGTGTAATTTTGTACCAAAACTTTAAAGGGGCAAAAGAAATAGGGTCCATGTCCATGTCCATGTCCATGTcgtgcatgaattaattatctTCACCCCAAAAGGAAATAAATGCTGTAAAAAGAAAGACTACATGTGTAACCAAGTATTGTGGAGATTTGATGAATTACTCAAACCCAGATTTGTAAATTATGTTTCGAAATACATATCATCGAAAGATTTAAGATTGAATATGTTTATTATGAAATAATCTTACGGATCTTTTTTTATCTTCAAGATCATCAATCATTCATGATTAATTTCTTCTAAAAACTATCTCAATCCAAATCACAAGTAATGCATTAAATCTTGTTTGGATCATGGTtgatctcaaaaaatattttaacggtttcaggtttaaaaaaaaattatttattcagaCGCAACAGTCACCATAATAGTCACTAGTAACTTACATGCAATAAAGAATttaggaaaaaattatttattcgaaaaaaaaaattgaatatttcacttattgtttttgtttcttttataCGCACAATtacataaaacattaaaaaaaattactattaaaaaaattaaaaaaaaattgggggGGCTTCTCCGGTAAGGGCCCTATGCGACGACCGCacaatatataaatttgtttgaatttttatacagattaaaaatatcattagaAAAAAAGTATTAACTAATTGCTTATTTTATCTTCAGAAATTGATTGCACATGTTTTCAAAACATGATTAATATAAGTatattagttaaaaaaaaaaatgctaaGACCGCCTGTGTTTGATGATTTAAATCATTTCGACTATTGatgaaatttaagattttttaaagATAAGGATAGTTGCTCGTTTAAATATCTAATATGGCCATTTTTTCgatatacatattttatttgagtcatttatgtcaaaaatattatttttttattgtaaacacGAACATGGTTGACTTGTATTACGAATAAATCTCACgaacaaatattaaatatatgtgagatcgtctcacaatatATCTATTCATTATTAATAATACATCTTTTTTAGTTCAATttaagtataaaaaaaattaaaatctttcaACTTTCCTCCATGTTTTTCATATTCCAACCTATAATGCTATTATTATTggtcaaaaattcaaaatcaatttatatttatactCGGAGTCGGTAGTGTCAGTCAAGTAAAGTGAGTATACTTTCTGTGTAGAAATTGAAAAGgtgaatttaatttaaagatttaaaaaatattcacacACCCCAAAAAACAACGTGGAATAATTAATGATGGATCCCAAGTGCCATGCGTTTtctaaattataataaattctaTGGGCCCACATTTAATAAATTCCCCAAAAAAGCTaccaattaaattaaagtgtattaaaatcatatattactattattaatttTAGTAATAAAGAAGATTATTAAATTGACTAATCTTCTTTTCACTTACAATTGGttactttaatttatttacGATCGTTCTACTATAAATAGAAGCATAGGGAACGCACTAGAAATGTTAATTGAAGAGGAGTTTGTAAACTATTACCACATTGAAAGAGTCCatcggcaaaaaaaaaaaattaattttatcttgTATCTAAATACTTTATAATGATATCTTTCAAACAAAGATCCTTACACCCAAGTCCGTACATTTTCTAATAATGACTCATATATTGTAAAACTCTATCTATTTCTACAttgatagaaaaatatttaGGCATGTGggagaaaaaaaaactataacgTATAACAAATTAACATAAAAACTCATATAAAACCGTATAACTGGTGAATTTTGTGGCACAAATTTTTGATCAGGTccaaaacttgaaaaatattatttttcatcgtAGGTAGACCGGTTCAACTCATCTAAAAAATATAGATGTGTGAAACTGTCTCATAAAAATATACTCACAAGTTAATTTGATGATCGAATATTTTTAGTTAATATGAACATTTATTATTCTATTTTTCTTGAACATTTACATTCATAATTATGTAACTGACTACTTAGCTCAGTTAgcattcaaactcaaacaactCATATATTTGATATGGAGGTGCTGATTCAAGTGCTGATGAAGGTGAAATAAACAACTAAGCAGGAGTGAGACTTAATTCAATTAGTATTCACACTTTAAAATCTGAGTACTTATCCCGAAGGTTTCAAGTTCCAATACTGAGGAAAGTGAAAGAAACCACTGTCAGAAATAAGATAACACCGTAAGTAGTGCACGTGAAATATTTTGAGAGAGATGATTGCATGCCCAAAAGATAAGTAAGTTCATGAACATTACAAAATACGATCAATCACTATATACCATATTTGATgacaaataatttaataatatcatcaaataATCAATTACAAAACGAGAATGTCTCATGTGAAGCAatattacatatttatatatgtgagaAGATCAATCTGCTTTTATATataaagtgaaaaataaaatttttgacataaaaataatattttataataggTACAGTCGGATATAAAATTTGTCTCAGAAAATTGatttgtgagacaatctcacaagAGCTTTGTGTTACAATTGTAACAAATAACTGATACAACATACATAAACCTACACTCGAATATTGCATTTGTCATTTGTCATTTGTCATTTGTCATTTGAAGTAACACGTGGTAACATTTTACATTCAACGTATACATTTGATATATGTTTGTATCCAAATCCAGGTTTTACCAAATATAACAAATAAAGTATGTATTTTGTAAAATGATATCACATATCTATATCCGTGAGACGAGTTTAATTTATATTCGAAgcgaaaaaataatatttttgacataaaatataatatttttttatagatcaAGTCATACAGAAAATATAATTCacaaaattgaaatattaatttaaagtaaAAAGAGCAAAGAAAAATTTGTTTGTTTTCAAGGCAAAATGTATGATAGGAAGCATGAAGAGTGTAACATACGCACACGAAAAATCGCGTGGTTGGGGAGTGTTCAGAAATGTCTCAAATGGAACACAAGCTCTGTGGAACTCAATGCTAAAGCTGTTCAATCTCCCATCAGAATcagaaatatataaatacacCATATCTAAAAACTCCATGTACACTTCTTTCACCTTcagggaaaaataaaaataaaaaaagattcagCCCTTTTATCATCTATCGTATCCACTTCTATCTCTCTACCATCTCTCTCAAGACTATTCCGTCAATGCCCTAGATCCACCCATGCCAAGCCATGAATCACTGCTGACCCAACTTTTCATCGATGCCTCATTGTCTTTTCGGCCACCAATTGTGAGCCCTTTTCGGTTTTCTTATTGAATTTCCTTTTTGAGCGTCTGGGTACATCATTGGTACATTTTCAGTTGTTGGGTATTCCTTGTGTTGAACTCTTTCTAAGAGTTCCTCCAGTGTGTTTGTGCCAGTTAGTCGTGTCTTTATCAAGCGTTGGAGTTGGTTAATTTTCGTTTCTGCTCAAACTGTATTGAATCCTGGCTTAAAGTTGGTTTCTTGGATGGATTTGATTGTTTTGAAGAAATGGAAGAAGAAAGGTTCCTGGGGTGACTAAATGTGTAAAGAAGTCCGATCTGGGAGATGGGTTGTTGGTGAATTTGGTTTACTCAGCGAGAATGGGTTGTGTATGTGGTAAGCCCTATGCCATTGATGATAGTAACGAGAGTCCAAGGGAGAGGCCATCAGGTAAGGAATCTTCGGATTTGCGGGCTCCAAGGGCTGTTTCTTCTCGGAGGGAGGAGAATTCGAGGTTGAAGGATAGGTTGGatagtaataataatagcaACGAGGGCGGGTTTATATTTGTAGACAAGCAAGTCAATGGTTCATCTAGGTTGTATGTAGAACAATCGGAGAAGAAGCGGGAGAAGGCCGAGTGTGCAACTGCCGCACACCATCCTGGGGCGGGTATGGTTCCTAGAGCAATTGAAGGGGAAGTGGTAGCAGCTGGATGGCCACCATGGTTAGCTGCTGTGGCTGGCGAAGCTATTAAAGGATGGGTCCCTAGGAGGGCAGACTCTTTCGAAAAATTGGATAAGGTTAGGCTTTTGATGTTTTGTTTGTTGCATGTATCAAACTATTTTGAAATGTAACTTATATGACATTGTCTATGCTCGCTTGATTGAAACAGTGGATGATATACAAGTGTTATGGTTTAGATCCAATATCATCCATGGATATGAATGATACGA contains these protein-coding regions:
- the LOC140968870 gene encoding probable hexosyltransferase MUCI70 isoform X2; protein product: MTGGSLGLRASGSYGLLQQQPLNGGLLPQNLYIPRRPSKSSLNGYKEKERQVHSVFRYLSQRKVGMLILASLALLAFTTGFFTVNKACPVCYIPVEHAIASIPNFPSESPVLRHLTYFSEENPLRTEPNGGSDFGGYPSLKQRKDSFDIKESMTVHCGFVKGCGPRDQTGYDIDADDLKELEQFHEVIVASAIFGNYDVIQQPRNIGEVARKNVPFFMFVDKETEAYMKNTSVLDGGKQVGLWRIIVVHNVPYKDARRNGKVPKLLLHRLFPNVRYSIWIDGKLRLVVDPYQILEKFLWRQNATFAISRHYSRFDVFEEAEANKAAGKYDNASIDYQIDYYKKEGLTSYTLDKLPITSDVPEGCVIIREHIPITNLFSCLWFNEVDRFTSRDQLSFATVRDKVKERVNWNINMFLDCERRNFVIQAYHRDLLEQRAHQQAMARNHPPPVLIHEKTPVKRNLVRPGRGNKKPSSRRRRKIIPRNKENFFI
- the LOC140968870 gene encoding probable hexosyltransferase MUCI70 isoform X1, with protein sequence MTGGSLGLRASGSYGLLQQQPLNGGLLPQNLYIPRRPSKSSLNGYKEKERQVHSVFRYLSQRKVGMLILASLALLAFTTGFFTVNKEADLGDSSLDFDSRYPNKSHALYSLLTGKETMPNNSSIKMNKVTVCDENAGWYPSISHASAAVVDSSAASFWDNPCKNFAFPPPPPGDRRRIGPRPCPVCYIPVEHAIASIPNFPSESPVLRHLTYFSEENPLRTEPNGGSDFGGYPSLKQRKDSFDIKESMTVHCGFVKGCGPRDQTGYDIDADDLKELEQFHEVIVASAIFGNYDVIQQPRNIGEVARKNVPFFMFVDKETEAYMKNTSVLDGGKQVGLWRIIVVHNVPYKDARRNGKVPKLLLHRLFPNVRYSIWIDGKLRLVVDPYQILEKFLWRQNATFAISRHYSRFDVFEEAEANKAAGKYDNASIDYQIDYYKKEGLTSYTLDKLPITSDVPEGCVIIREHIPITNLFSCLWFNEVDRFTSRDQLSFATVRDKVKERVNWNINMFLDCERRNFVIQAYHRDLLEQRAHQQAMARNHPPPVLIHEKTPVKRNLVRPGRGNKKPSSRRRRKIIPRNKENFFI